The following are encoded in a window of Brevibacillus sp. DP1.3A genomic DNA:
- the purE gene encoding 5-(carboxyamino)imidazole ribonucleotide mutase, with protein MLQPLVGVIMGSTSDWETMKEACAILDELQVPYEKKVVSAHRTPDLMFTYAETAKSRGLEVIIAGAGGAAHLPGMVAAKTELPVIGVPVKSSNLNGLDSLLSIVQMPGGVPVATVAIGKAGAINAGLLAAQILGIKYPDVQERFVQRRDDVRNKVLEASELE; from the coding sequence ATGCTACAGCCTTTGGTAGGAGTCATTATGGGCAGTACGTCAGACTGGGAAACGATGAAGGAAGCTTGCGCAATTTTAGACGAATTACAGGTACCGTACGAAAAAAAGGTCGTGTCTGCACACAGAACGCCAGACTTGATGTTTACGTATGCCGAGACCGCGAAAAGCCGCGGCTTGGAAGTCATTATTGCGGGTGCGGGCGGGGCAGCTCATTTGCCAGGAATGGTGGCTGCTAAGACAGAGTTGCCTGTCATTGGGGTACCGGTGAAATCATCCAACTTGAATGGTCTCGACTCGCTTTTGTCGATTGTGCAAATGCCAGGGGGTGTGCCTGTGGCGACGGTTGCGATCGGAAAAGCTGGAGCCATCAATGCAGGGTTATTGGCTGCGCAAATTTTGGGGATCAAATATCCAGACGTACAAGAGCGGTTCGTGCAAAGACGTGATGATGTACGCAATAAGGTGCTGGAGGCTAGTGAACTCGAATGA
- a CDS encoding M1 family metallopeptidase — protein MWRKHWVVIVAVGVVLTVFLIVRPWTGQAGLDAQEIVPINHRQAAVTYKADVQIDMNKHVVKGMLTARFVPQDEQAFFHLYPNAFSANAALSGENWEVVLGKQREPGGIKISEVRVNGKSVGVQYAGKTKMLLQVPLPARTSSAETVVDMNFQLEVPYNNGRMSYHDHAMWLGNWLPILAVKDAGGWRLDPYSAIGDPFYSDVANYHLRVQLSEGYQLATSGLESVAVITETRPQRLKIYEVDAWNVRDFALVVMDDTYQPISGKVGETIVRTWVQKSDDPQNVERIHETARESLDYYGKQFGVYPYKEYDVVKTGGFFGGMEYPSLVFIAQEYFDRSDVMGEAVVAHETAHQWFYGLVGNDEVREAWLDEGLTDYATMVFLQQKSPAQSQAYIQMRLGQARAAEGYANQGVTAKSSVEAFPDWRSYNDLVYGRASAMWWNLKEQWGVERLHQVLRQYVRDHQYKQANGDQITALLTAAAGADASPYLDYWLQVELEKAEAANNWVEKGKHE, from the coding sequence ATGTGGCGGAAGCATTGGGTGGTCATCGTGGCAGTAGGTGTCGTTTTGACTGTATTCTTGATCGTCCGTCCTTGGACAGGGCAGGCTGGCTTAGATGCTCAGGAGATTGTGCCGATTAATCACAGGCAGGCTGCAGTCACTTACAAGGCCGACGTACAAATCGATATGAACAAGCACGTGGTGAAAGGGATGCTGACGGCTCGTTTTGTCCCACAAGATGAGCAAGCTTTTTTTCATTTATATCCCAATGCTTTTTCTGCAAATGCTGCTCTCAGTGGAGAGAACTGGGAGGTTGTGCTGGGCAAACAGCGTGAGCCTGGTGGTATCAAGATAAGCGAGGTACGGGTGAACGGAAAAAGTGTCGGCGTACAGTATGCAGGAAAGACCAAAATGCTTTTACAAGTACCCCTTCCTGCAAGAACATCGTCTGCTGAGACGGTGGTGGATATGAATTTTCAGCTCGAGGTTCCTTATAACAATGGGCGAATGTCTTATCATGATCATGCAATGTGGCTGGGCAACTGGCTACCGATACTGGCGGTCAAGGATGCAGGAGGCTGGCGGCTCGATCCTTATTCCGCGATTGGCGATCCTTTTTACTCGGATGTGGCGAATTATCATTTGCGTGTGCAATTATCAGAGGGGTACCAGCTTGCTACGAGTGGATTGGAGAGCGTGGCTGTCATCACCGAGACGAGACCGCAACGGCTAAAAATCTATGAGGTAGACGCATGGAACGTTCGGGATTTTGCCCTTGTCGTCATGGACGATACGTACCAGCCCATATCTGGCAAGGTCGGGGAAACCATCGTACGTACGTGGGTGCAGAAAAGTGATGACCCGCAAAACGTAGAACGAATACATGAGACTGCTAGGGAGTCTCTCGACTATTACGGAAAACAGTTCGGGGTGTATCCGTATAAGGAATACGATGTTGTCAAAACAGGCGGCTTCTTTGGTGGGATGGAATACCCGAGCCTCGTTTTTATTGCCCAGGAGTATTTTGACCGTAGCGATGTCATGGGGGAAGCGGTCGTAGCGCACGAAACGGCACATCAGTGGTTCTACGGGTTGGTCGGAAACGACGAGGTGCGAGAGGCGTGGCTGGATGAGGGACTGACGGATTATGCGACGATGGTATTTTTGCAGCAAAAGTCCCCCGCACAATCACAAGCGTATATTCAGATGCGGCTAGGCCAAGCACGTGCAGCGGAAGGATATGCGAACCAAGGAGTCACTGCGAAGTCGTCCGTAGAGGCTTTCCCAGACTGGAGGAGCTACAATGACCTCGTCTATGGGCGAGCTAGTGCCATGTGGTGGAACTTGAAAGAACAATGGGGAGTCGAACGACTGCATCAGGTGTTGCGTCAATATGTACGAGATCATCAATACAAGCAAGCAAATGGGGACCAAATCACAGCGCTATTGACTGCAGCTGCCGGGGCGGATGCCAGTCCCTATTTGGATTATTGGCTTCAGGTCGAGCTAGAGAAAGCAGAAGCGGCAAACAATTGGGTAGAAAAAGGCAAACACGAATAA
- a CDS encoding M1 family metallopeptidase, protein MKKWVSMVGCSLLFLTWMLPVNAEEGTALTRKPLYQADVRIDPIKKEVAGTVTITFWPKDPTRAYLHLYPNVFTEEHQGMLWEELLGNGPTLGLYTNKKLLVDGVAVVGKQTKDLNILEVPLEGEPGPRKIVLEFEMTLPRNDGRMSYDDQSIWLGNWLPVLAVYDKEGWHLDPYEPVGDPFYSENADYEVNVTLPKDYQLASTAPDRAAKQVSAREGEKTIQLGAENVRDFALVVMDASYQRMETKVGETVVRTWWRKTDDPATAEQIHEAAAKSLAYFHDQLGAYPYTEYDVVRTGGAINGMEYPALVFLDGRHFFSGEETGIVTVVHETAHQWFYGLLGNNQVKEAWLDEGFTEYVTLSYLSQQDPLLGAERVRRRLEQGTSVQYYVAEEQRPWQALSAFPDNQSYSDLVYSRPSSMLWLLQGAWGEERVHDVLKQYVEKYRYQVVTGKEWEAFLSEMAGEDASAFLDYWLKVDMSQQEQAAAWLERQRLKHQKK, encoded by the coding sequence GTGAAGAAATGGGTCTCAATGGTTGGTTGTAGCTTATTATTTTTGACGTGGATGTTGCCTGTAAATGCTGAGGAGGGTACTGCGCTTACGCGTAAACCACTCTATCAGGCTGATGTGCGAATTGATCCAATCAAGAAAGAAGTAGCAGGAACCGTAACGATTACCTTTTGGCCAAAAGACCCTACTCGTGCCTATCTCCATCTTTACCCGAACGTATTTACAGAAGAGCATCAAGGCATGCTATGGGAGGAACTTTTAGGCAATGGCCCAACGCTTGGCTTATACACTAATAAAAAGCTCTTGGTCGATGGAGTAGCAGTTGTCGGCAAACAGACCAAAGACCTGAACATCCTCGAAGTGCCTCTAGAAGGAGAGCCGGGCCCACGAAAGATTGTGTTGGAGTTCGAGATGACTCTTCCGCGAAACGATGGCAGGATGTCGTATGATGACCAATCGATCTGGCTGGGGAACTGGCTACCGGTTCTTGCGGTGTACGATAAGGAAGGCTGGCATCTCGATCCATACGAGCCTGTCGGTGATCCATTTTACAGTGAGAACGCAGATTATGAAGTGAACGTGACGCTACCAAAAGACTATCAATTGGCGAGCACAGCGCCAGACAGGGCTGCGAAGCAGGTTTCTGCTCGTGAGGGAGAAAAGACGATACAGCTAGGTGCAGAAAATGTGAGGGATTTTGCCCTAGTCGTTATGGATGCCTCCTATCAGCGAATGGAAACAAAAGTGGGTGAAACAGTCGTCCGAACATGGTGGCGGAAAACAGATGATCCGGCAACTGCTGAGCAGATTCATGAAGCAGCAGCGAAGTCTCTCGCCTATTTTCATGATCAATTGGGTGCCTATCCATATACCGAATACGATGTGGTAAGGACTGGCGGTGCGATTAATGGAATGGAGTATCCTGCATTGGTCTTTCTTGACGGACGTCATTTCTTTTCTGGGGAAGAAACAGGTATCGTCACGGTTGTCCATGAGACGGCACACCAGTGGTTTTACGGCTTGCTCGGAAATAATCAGGTAAAGGAAGCATGGCTGGATGAGGGATTCACGGAGTACGTGACGCTCTCGTATTTATCTCAGCAAGATCCGCTGTTGGGAGCAGAACGGGTGCGCAGAAGGCTGGAGCAGGGCACCTCTGTTCAATATTACGTGGCAGAGGAACAGCGTCCTTGGCAAGCACTGTCTGCATTTCCTGATAATCAGAGTTATAGCGATCTCGTCTATTCCCGTCCGTCCTCAATGCTGTGGCTATTGCAGGGAGCGTGGGGGGAAGAAAGGGTACATGACGTATTGAAGCAGTATGTCGAGAAGTACCGTTATCAGGTTGTGACTGGAAAGGAATGGGAAGCTTTTCTATCTGAGATGGCAGGAGAAGATGCGAGTGCTTTCTTGGATTATTGGTTGAAAGTAGACATGTCCCAGCAGGAACAGGCAGCAGCTTGGCTGGAGCGGCAACGTCTCAAGCATCAGAAGAAGTAA
- a CDS encoding histidine--tRNA ligase codes for MENEVLKTVKGTKDFMPQEQMQRNWIRRTLEAVFETYGCKPLETPMLQHYELLASKYGGGDEILKEVYRLSDQGDRELGLRYDLTVPLTKVVGMNPEMRMPFKRYEIGKVFRDGPVKTGRLREFIQCDVDIVGTTSVLAEAELLSMAFEAFKRLGLDVYIEVNNRKLLSGVLQELGVPVERAGDVMLSLDKLEKIGVDGVRDDLRERNVEEPLVLAITSFLQEGVITLDLLAERFTSQLVQEGIRELRDMLAYVKGAGVGGELRFSPFLARGLGIYTGIVYEIFLQDGSMTSSIGSGGRYDQIIGRLLDDGREYPAVGISFGLDVILAALANRNTEEQKAADVLVIPLGTEASSLGLANRLRESGIRVELELTGRRLKKALDYANKEGFAFALIYGENEVNSGQVVVRDMREGTEQSVPLELVEKWLSDKLSG; via the coding sequence ATGGAAAACGAAGTATTAAAAACGGTAAAAGGCACAAAAGATTTCATGCCGCAGGAGCAAATGCAACGAAACTGGATACGACGGACGCTCGAAGCAGTATTCGAGACATATGGCTGCAAACCGTTGGAGACGCCTATGCTGCAGCACTACGAATTACTGGCATCCAAGTACGGCGGCGGGGATGAAATCTTGAAGGAAGTGTATCGCTTGAGCGATCAAGGAGATAGAGAGCTTGGGCTGCGCTATGATTTGACCGTACCGTTGACGAAGGTAGTGGGCATGAATCCTGAGATGCGGATGCCGTTCAAGCGGTATGAGATCGGAAAAGTATTTCGGGACGGTCCAGTAAAAACCGGGCGTTTGCGCGAATTTATTCAATGCGATGTCGATATCGTGGGAACAACATCGGTGCTGGCTGAAGCAGAATTGCTCAGTATGGCGTTTGAGGCATTCAAGCGGCTGGGGCTAGACGTGTACATTGAGGTCAACAATCGCAAGCTGTTATCTGGGGTGCTTCAGGAGCTGGGAGTTCCCGTAGAGCGGGCCGGGGATGTCATGCTGTCGCTGGATAAGCTCGAGAAAATCGGCGTGGACGGAGTGCGTGATGATTTGCGGGAGCGAAACGTCGAGGAGCCACTCGTTTTAGCGATTACGTCTTTCCTGCAAGAAGGTGTGATTACCCTGGATCTGTTGGCAGAGCGTTTTACATCCCAGCTAGTTCAGGAAGGGATTCGGGAGCTGCGTGATATGCTTGCCTATGTAAAAGGAGCGGGTGTGGGTGGGGAGCTTCGTTTCTCGCCATTTTTGGCAAGAGGGTTAGGGATCTACACAGGGATTGTGTATGAGATCTTTTTGCAGGATGGAAGTATGACGTCCAGTATCGGTAGTGGGGGACGTTACGATCAGATTATCGGTCGGCTTTTGGATGATGGAAGAGAGTATCCCGCTGTAGGGATTTCGTTTGGCTTGGATGTCATTCTGGCAGCGTTGGCAAATCGCAATACGGAAGAGCAGAAAGCTGCTGATGTACTCGTCATTCCCCTCGGGACAGAAGCATCTAGTCTTGGACTGGCCAATCGCTTGCGCGAGAGCGGCATCAGAGTCGAGCTGGAGCTGACAGGTAGACGACTAAAAAAAGCACTCGATTATGCAAACAAAGAAGGCTTTGCTTTTGCCTTGATTTATGGGGAAAACGAAGTGAACAGTGGGCAGGTCGTCGTTCGAGATATGCGAGAGGGAACGGAACAATCGGTTCCTTTGGAGTTGGTTGAAAAGTGGCTGTCCGACAAGCTATCAGGGTAA
- a CDS encoding NCS2 family permease, translating to MRKYFEFDKLGTNYRREIIAGITTFLAMAYILAVNPFILSGADLPPDLKANYPEFGAVFTATALAAALGTLLMGILGRLPIGQAPGMGLNAFFTYTVVLTMQIPWQQALAGVFLSCTIFLILSLTGVREAIIKAIPQSLKYAVSAGIGLFIAFIGLKNAGIIVANDATFVALGHLTFYHEGMKPEAILAAKNALLAVFGLIVTVILLSRKINAGIFIGMLITAITGMFFGLVNLPEQVVSAPPSLAPTFGAAFQYLGDPSALFTMNMLIVVLTFLFVDFFDATGTLLGVANQAGLLREDGNLPRPGKALASDAIAGMAGAVLGTSTTTAYVESTAGVAAGGRSGFTAVVTGSMFLLALFFSPILAIVTPAVTAPALIIVGVLMASHIAKVAWDDLDEAFPAFLTILLMPLTYSIATGIATGFIVYPVMKVMKGKAREVHPAMYVLFFVFLAYFIWLRE from the coding sequence GTGCGGAAGTATTTCGAGTTTGACAAGCTAGGCACCAATTACCGTCGCGAAATCATCGCAGGTATCACTACTTTTTTGGCAATGGCTTATATCTTGGCTGTCAATCCATTCATTCTCAGTGGTGCTGATCTGCCGCCAGATTTAAAAGCAAACTATCCTGAATTTGGGGCTGTCTTTACCGCAACGGCTTTGGCTGCTGCTCTCGGTACACTGTTAATGGGTATTCTCGGACGTTTGCCGATCGGTCAAGCTCCGGGGATGGGATTGAACGCATTTTTCACTTATACCGTCGTTCTGACGATGCAAATTCCTTGGCAACAGGCTTTGGCTGGCGTATTCCTTTCTTGTACGATCTTTTTGATTCTGTCTCTGACAGGTGTTCGTGAAGCGATCATCAAAGCGATTCCACAAAGCTTGAAATACGCGGTTTCGGCAGGGATTGGACTTTTTATTGCCTTTATCGGTTTGAAAAACGCAGGTATCATCGTAGCAAATGATGCCACCTTCGTAGCACTGGGACATCTGACCTTCTATCACGAGGGCATGAAGCCGGAAGCAATTTTGGCAGCGAAAAATGCATTGCTTGCGGTGTTTGGTCTGATCGTGACGGTCATTCTGCTTTCTCGCAAAATCAATGCAGGTATCTTTATCGGAATGTTGATTACGGCGATTACCGGGATGTTTTTCGGACTGGTGAATCTGCCTGAGCAAGTCGTTTCTGCACCACCGAGCCTTGCTCCTACATTCGGTGCTGCGTTCCAATATCTCGGTGATCCATCCGCTTTGTTCACCATGAACATGCTGATTGTTGTGTTGACATTCTTGTTTGTAGACTTTTTCGATGCGACGGGTACGCTCTTGGGTGTAGCAAACCAAGCGGGATTGCTTCGCGAAGACGGCAATTTGCCACGTCCAGGAAAAGCACTCGCTTCTGATGCGATTGCAGGTATGGCAGGTGCGGTACTCGGTACATCTACCACTACGGCTTATGTTGAGTCGACAGCAGGGGTAGCGGCAGGCGGACGCTCCGGATTTACAGCAGTTGTCACAGGGAGTATGTTCCTGTTGGCGTTGTTCTTCTCGCCGATTCTCGCAATTGTGACTCCAGCGGTTACGGCACCAGCACTCATTATCGTCGGTGTTCTGATGGCTTCTCACATTGCAAAAGTAGCTTGGGATGACCTGGATGAAGCGTTCCCTGCATTCCTGACGATTTTGTTGATGCCATTGACTTACAGTATTGCAACAGGTATTGCGACGGGCTTCATCGTTTATCCGGTGATGAAGGTAATGAAGGGCAAGGCTCGCGAAGTGCATCCGGCGATGTATGTGCTGTTCTTCGTCTTCCTGGCGTACTTCATCTGGTTGCGCGAATAG